One Streptomyces coeruleorubidus DNA segment encodes these proteins:
- a CDS encoding TrkA C-terminal domain-containing protein encodes MGAARMSSTPLPGIGVRYDLTTREQRPLSVVAHRDGSRTLSAYRKDDPDACALSVRLTSGEAAALIDALMPAHHSPSLLSTTELGLVAERIELSATSHWNGRLLGETRMRTETGVSIVAVLRRAEAIPSPGPDFRLAGGDTLIVIGTREGAEAAAAILGRE; translated from the coding sequence ATGGGCGCTGCGCGCATGAGCAGTACGCCGTTGCCGGGGATCGGGGTTCGCTACGACCTGACCACGCGGGAGCAGCGTCCTCTGTCGGTGGTGGCGCACCGGGACGGGTCGCGGACGCTGAGCGCGTACCGCAAGGACGATCCGGACGCCTGCGCGCTGTCGGTGCGGCTGACGTCGGGAGAGGCGGCGGCCCTGATCGACGCGCTCATGCCGGCCCATCACAGTCCGAGCCTGCTGTCGACGACCGAGTTGGGGCTGGTGGCCGAGCGGATCGAGCTGTCGGCGACGTCGCACTGGAACGGGCGGCTGCTGGGCGAGACCCGGATGCGTACGGAGACCGGTGTGTCGATCGTGGCGGTGCTGCGGCGGGCCGAGGCGATCCCGTCGCCGGGGCCGGACTTCCGGCTGGCCGGCGGGGACACTCTGATCGTGATCGGCACCCGTGAGGGCGCCGAGGCCGCCGCGGCGATACTCGGACGGGAGTGA
- a CDS encoding cation:proton antiporter has product MHSSAIFLIEFGAIILGLGLLGRFAGRFQFSPIPLYLLAGLAFGQGGLLPLDTSEEFVAIGAEIGVILLLLMLGLEYTASDLVSNLKTQYPAGLVDATLNALPGAAMALLLGWGPVAAVVLAGVTWISSSGVIAKVLGDLGRVGNRETPVILSILVLEDLSMAVYLPIITALLAGTSLAAGSVTLAIALGAAGLVLVLAVRYGRHISRFVSSDDPEKLLLVVLGLTLLVAGVAQELQVSAAVGAFLVGIALSGEVAEGAHNLLAPLRDLFAAVFFVFFGLHTDPSSIPPVLVPALVLAVITAATKIATGYWAAKRAGVSAKGRWRAGGTLVARGEFSIVIAGLAVTAGIEPSLGPLATAYVLILVILGPLTARYTEPVALRLTSRFGKSVPAGSAPSEGGELYAEPSEAVDDQGTVGRS; this is encoded by the coding sequence GTGCACTCCTCTGCGATCTTCCTGATCGAGTTCGGCGCGATCATCCTCGGTCTGGGGCTGCTGGGCCGGTTCGCCGGACGCTTCCAGTTCTCACCGATCCCCTTGTACCTGCTGGCCGGGCTCGCCTTCGGCCAGGGGGGACTGCTCCCACTGGACACCAGTGAGGAGTTCGTGGCGATCGGCGCCGAGATCGGCGTGATCCTGCTGCTGCTCATGCTGGGCCTGGAGTACACCGCCAGCGACCTGGTCTCCAACCTCAAGACCCAGTACCCGGCCGGTCTCGTCGACGCCACGCTCAACGCCCTGCCCGGGGCCGCGATGGCCTTGCTGCTCGGCTGGGGGCCGGTGGCGGCGGTGGTGCTGGCCGGGGTGACCTGGATCTCCTCATCCGGTGTGATCGCCAAGGTACTTGGTGATCTCGGGCGGGTCGGCAACCGGGAGACGCCGGTCATCCTGAGCATCCTGGTCCTGGAAGACCTCTCCATGGCCGTCTACCTGCCGATCATCACCGCGTTGCTGGCCGGGACGAGTCTCGCGGCGGGCAGTGTCACGCTGGCCATCGCGCTCGGTGCGGCCGGGCTGGTGCTGGTGCTGGCGGTGCGTTACGGGCGGCACATCTCCCGGTTCGTTTCCAGCGACGACCCCGAGAAGCTGCTGCTGGTGGTGCTCGGCCTGACCCTGCTGGTCGCGGGAGTTGCACAGGAGCTGCAGGTCTCCGCGGCCGTCGGGGCCTTCCTGGTCGGCATCGCCCTGTCCGGCGAGGTCGCCGAGGGCGCCCATAACCTCCTGGCCCCGCTGCGGGACCTGTTCGCCGCGGTGTTCTTCGTCTTCTTCGGCCTGCACACCGACCCGTCGAGCATTCCACCGGTGCTGGTGCCCGCGCTCGTCCTGGCCGTGATCACCGCGGCCACGAAGATCGCCACCGGTTACTGGGCGGCGAAGCGGGCCGGCGTCTCGGCCAAGGGCCGCTGGCGGGCGGGCGGCACGCTGGTCGCTCGCGGCGAGTTCTCCATCGTGATCGCCGGGCTCGCCGTCACCGCCGGCATCGAGCCCTCCCTGGGCCCGCTGGCCACGGCCTACGTACTGATCCTGGTCATCCTCGGCCCGCTCACCGCCCGCTACACCGAACCCGTGGCTCTGCGGCTGACGAGCCGATTCGGCAAGTCCGTACCCGCGGGCAGCGCACCGTCCGAGGGTGGGGAGTTGTATGCGGAGCCGAGTGAAGCGGTGGACGATCAGGGCACGGTCGGCCGGTCATGA